In a single window of the Sphingosinicella microcystinivorans genome:
- a CDS encoding TonB-dependent receptor — translation MIKDLNFSSRLLASTTSLALVFMAGAALAQEEGGAEDIVVTAQKREARLQNVPVSVTALSGEQLDAMGARDFKDILLSTPGVAFSGADRGQSIYNIRGVSTVATAPTVGLYLDDISLVTGGNVFTGTADLLFFDIERVEVLKGPQGTLYGGSSMGGAIKYVSRRPSLLDFEGEAAAGIATTRYGEPSYNGEVIVNIPLITDVLAVRLGAAYRRDGGFIDNIANGEALNPRFSTNGPTESFDPLRHPSQSTLAKKGFNESNTFVLRASALWEPDSSWSILPSAFYQDYKLDNPTLFFTNLPGLQSSYRIEGPTTDKSGIYRLSVRKQFEGAEFTSLTGYFDRSMGIDRDYSFFLGNLLPVLYDYDSFNFAHIRTKTLTQELRIASTGAPEDKWRWIAGLYYSRQKAHFDQTVQTYGGTPILGTEIGYFGDINDVERQYAAFGEVSYKLTPKLELTVGLRMFGIKQTIDLFGSGPLNGGESELKGRENSENGLNPKFAASYQATRDNLLFASASKGFRVGGPNRFQIDADLCRSDLDRLGRTDTPDSFKSDNLWTYEVGSKNQFLDRRLTFNAAAFYTDWKKIQQQIAMSSCGFSFTDNVGSARIKGAEIEANFAPTEGLSIGGTATYMNAKITGAVPGTPALKGDEILSVPQWMLSAFAAYGVDLGATTRLTFRADWQYQDKARRSFNRDLPVVYAGGVAGLIPNAAEFRESYDLANAQILLETERVDYRLFVNNVFDSRPFIDYNLDQGLSTASTVRPRTFGLEARVHF, via the coding sequence ATGATTAAAGATTTGAATTTTTCCTCTCGTCTTCTTGCATCGACCACAAGTCTGGCTCTAGTTTTTATGGCTGGCGCAGCACTCGCTCAAGAGGAGGGCGGCGCTGAGGACATCGTTGTGACCGCGCAGAAGCGCGAGGCGCGTTTGCAGAATGTGCCCGTGTCCGTCACTGCGCTCAGTGGCGAGCAGCTGGATGCTATGGGTGCCAGGGATTTCAAGGATATTTTGCTCAGCACGCCTGGCGTCGCCTTCTCCGGCGCGGACCGTGGTCAGAGTATTTATAATATTCGCGGTGTTAGCACCGTAGCGACGGCGCCGACGGTCGGCCTCTATCTTGACGACATTTCGCTGGTTACAGGCGGTAATGTCTTCACGGGTACTGCTGACCTTCTGTTTTTCGACATCGAGCGCGTGGAAGTTCTGAAGGGGCCACAGGGCACTTTGTATGGTGGCAGCTCGATGGGTGGCGCGATCAAATATGTCAGCCGCAGACCGAGTCTGTTGGATTTCGAGGGCGAAGCGGCCGCCGGTATTGCCACGACGAGGTATGGCGAACCATCCTACAATGGCGAGGTAATCGTTAACATTCCGCTCATTACTGATGTCCTGGCCGTGCGCTTGGGCGCCGCCTATCGCCGTGACGGTGGGTTCATCGACAATATCGCCAATGGCGAAGCTCTGAATCCCCGGTTCAGCACTAACGGCCCGACGGAATCTTTTGACCCGCTCCGCCATCCATCCCAGAGCACGCTCGCGAAGAAGGGTTTCAACGAGTCTAACACTTTCGTACTGCGAGCGTCGGCGCTTTGGGAACCGGACAGCAGCTGGTCGATCCTCCCCTCTGCTTTCTATCAGGATTACAAGCTCGACAATCCGACTCTGTTCTTCACCAATCTTCCCGGTCTCCAGTCATCCTACCGGATCGAAGGCCCCACGACCGACAAAAGTGGTATTTACAGGCTGTCGGTGCGCAAACAGTTTGAGGGTGCCGAATTTACCTCGCTGACGGGCTATTTCGACCGCAGCATGGGCATCGATCGCGACTACAGTTTCTTCCTCGGCAACCTGTTGCCCGTCCTCTACGATTATGACTCCTTCAACTTCGCACATATCAGGACCAAAACGTTGACGCAGGAACTGCGCATCGCCTCAACAGGTGCTCCAGAAGACAAGTGGCGCTGGATAGCGGGTCTCTATTATTCACGGCAGAAGGCTCATTTCGATCAGACGGTCCAGACCTATGGCGGCACGCCCATTCTTGGTACAGAGATCGGCTATTTCGGCGATATCAACGATGTCGAACGGCAATATGCAGCTTTCGGAGAGGTGAGTTACAAGCTGACTCCGAAGCTGGAATTGACGGTCGGCCTGCGCATGTTCGGAATCAAGCAGACGATCGACCTGTTTGGATCCGGGCCGCTCAACGGCGGTGAGAGTGAGCTCAAAGGCCGTGAGAACAGCGAGAACGGCCTCAATCCGAAATTCGCTGCGTCCTATCAGGCGACACGGGACAATCTGCTCTTTGCGTCGGCGAGCAAGGGCTTCCGTGTCGGCGGCCCCAACCGCTTCCAGATCGATGCCGACCTGTGCCGCAGCGATCTCGACCGGCTCGGCCGGACCGACACGCCCGACAGCTTTAAGTCAGACAATCTGTGGACTTATGAAGTGGGAAGCAAGAACCAGTTTCTTGACCGCAGGCTGACTTTCAATGCGGCGGCCTTTTACACGGACTGGAAGAAAATCCAGCAGCAGATCGCGATGTCGAGTTGCGGCTTCAGCTTTACCGATAACGTCGGCTCGGCACGGATTAAGGGCGCCGAGATTGAGGCCAATTTTGCGCCCACCGAAGGTCTATCCATCGGCGGTACCGCAACTTATATGAATGCCAAGATCACTGGAGCGGTTCCCGGGACACCCGCGCTGAAGGGAGACGAGATCCTGTCCGTTCCGCAATGGATGCTGAGCGCCTTTGCGGCTTATGGTGTCGATCTTGGTGCCACGACGCGTCTGACGTTCCGTGCTGACTGGCAGTATCAAGACAAGGCTAGACGGTCCTTCAATCGGGACCTGCCGGTTGTCTATGCTGGCGGAGTCGCGGGCCTCATTCCAAATGCCGCCGAATTCCGCGAGAGTTACGATCTTGCGAATGCGCAAATCCTGCTTGAGACCGAACGCGTAGACTATCGCCTCTTTGTCAATAATGTTTTCGATTCGCGTCCCTTCATCGATTATAATCTTGATCAGGGCCTCAGCACGGCTTCCACTGTTCGACCCCGCACGTTCGGTTTAGAAGCGCGGGTGCATTTCTAG
- a CDS encoding N,N-dimethylformamidase beta subunit family domain-containing protein — protein MIAPEYRANAPVPAADMVFFETPNGGAVFSVGSMSWPGALSHNDYDNDIARITENVLRRFSDRKPLRFK, from the coding sequence ATGATCGCACCCGAATATCGGGCGAATGCACCTGTGCCGGCGGCCGACATGGTGTTCTTCGAAACACCTAATGGCGGCGCCGTCTTCAGCGTCGGATCGATGTCCTGGCCGGGCGCGCTCAGTCACAACGATTATGACAATGACATCGCAAGAATAACCGAAAACGTCCTCCGGCGCTTCAGCGACCGGAAGCCGCTTCGGTTCAAATAA
- a CDS encoding IS3 family transposase (programmed frameshift), with product MKPKSSLKKSAKPPAERVVKDIRRATRRHFSAEDKIRIVLEGLRGEDSIAELCRKEGIAQSLYYTWSKEFMEAGKRRLAGDTARAATTGEVHDLRREARALKECVADLTLENRLLKKKHDRGWGRRRMRYPASEKLEILRIVEQSHLPAKRTLDQLGIPRRTFYRWYDRYLEGGPEALEDRPSAPSRVWNRIGDDIQQQIIDMALDTTDLSPRELAVRFTDEKRYFVSEATVYRLLKAHDLITSPAFIVIKAADAFHTKTTRPNEMWQTDFTYFKIIGWGWVYLSTVLDDFSRYVIAWKLCTTMRAEDVTDTLELALEASGCSSARVVQKPKLLSDNGPSYIAEELAEWIGANGMSHVRGAPMHPQTQGKIERWHQTLKNRILLENYFLPGDLEAQIEAFIDHYNHRRYHESLGNVTPADAYFGRAPAIIKQRERIKRQTIEHRRLLHRKLAA from the exons ATGAAGCCCAAATCCTCCTTGAAAAAATCGGCCAAGCCCCCTGCGGAACGGGTGGTGAAGGATATCCGGCGCGCGACACGCCGGCACTTCTCAGCAGAGGACAAGATCCGGATCGTACTGGAAGGGCTGCGCGGCGAGGACAGCATCGCCGAGCTGTGCCGCAAGGAAGGCATAGCGCAGAGCCTGTACTATACCTGGTCGAAGGAGTTCATGGAAGCGGGCAAGCGGCGCTTGGCGGGCGACACCGCCCGTGCCGCGACCACCGGCGAGGTGCATGACCTGCGCCGCGAAGCCCGTGCGCTGAAGGAATGCGTCGCCGATCTGACGCTGGAGAACCGTCTGCTCAA AAAAAAGCATGATCGCGGATGGGGAAGGCGGCGAATGAGGTATCCCGCATCCGAGAAGCTGGAGATCCTCAGGATCGTCGAGCAATCGCACCTGCCGGCTAAACGCACGCTGGACCAGCTCGGTATCCCGCGCAGAACCTTCTACCGCTGGTACGACCGTTACCTCGAGGGCGGCCCGGAGGCACTGGAGGATCGGCCATCGGCTCCAAGCCGAGTGTGGAACCGCATCGGCGATGATATCCAGCAGCAAATCATCGACATGGCGTTGGATACAACCGATCTGTCACCCCGCGAGCTCGCGGTGCGCTTCACCGACGAGAAGCGCTACTTCGTGTCGGAAGCCACGGTCTACCGTCTGTTGAAGGCCCATGACCTGATCACCAGCCCGGCCTTCATCGTGATCAAGGCGGCCGATGCGTTCCACACGAAGACGACACGGCCGAACGAGATGTGGCAGACCGACTTCACCTACTTCAAGATCATCGGGTGGGGCTGGGTGTATCTGTCGACCGTGCTCGACGACTTCTCCCGTTACGTCATCGCTTGGAAGCTGTGCACCACCATGCGTGCCGAGGACGTCACCGACACGCTGGAGCTGGCGCTCGAAGCCTCGGGTTGTTCTTCGGCCAGGGTCGTGCAAAAACCGAAGCTGCTCAGCGATAATGGTCCCAGTTATATCGCTGAAGAGCTGGCCGAATGGATCGGCGCCAACGGCATGAGCCATGTCCGCGGTGCCCCGATGCATCCTCAGACCCAGGGCAAGATCGAACGCTGGCACCAGACCCTCAAGAACCGCATCCTGTTGGAAAATTACTTCCTGCCCGGCGATCTGGAGGCCCAGATCGAGGCCTTCATCGACCACTATAATCACCGCCGATACCATGAAAGCCTCGGCAACGTGACGCCAGCCGACGCCTACTTCGGCAGGGCACCTGCCATCATCAAACAGCGCGAAAGGATCAAACGACAGACCATCGAACATCGGCGCTTGCTGCACCGCAAGCTCGCCGCCTAA